From one Williamwhitmania sp. genomic stretch:
- a CDS encoding putative porin: MRFKYSLIFGLSLSWLLISNANAACNYKLDSLYFPFPDSLKLKSLFVYRVNTENMAPEFSEYDTTLFGAQNVMALNRYSVGGISTANNGGAIEAIDFFLRPDDVDFLFTRNFLPYMNTPYNIPIINSKKRFTRLGYSTNKKAIGEQTLDLTHNQNIVPGWSVGLKHNGFSTTGFFQKQATRDNSLVLYSSFYGPRLKSYVAFAYQRMRVVENGGILAEKFVRDTVMESQNVPVILNDAKNEIRGMQIFASNSYGIVQGANKGKAGDPYLELRHTLKYDRFSRVFSDNPTTHTNGVAYFDHYYISNTTTNDSSYYRNLTNELTLSGNFLSGLNKALKLYVKAGLELERYYYWKPDFLLNKSSNIDYTNVYMGAGLFTRVKGIDLSVYAKSYLSGRRSGDVLLAGNGKFVFSIFGFPVQQTGSLTISSKTVDFFTTQYFSNNFQWKNIFNKTNELRANYVLTLPKLRTIAEIRLETVGDYVYFDTTANPVQNKGQVSVASIFVSNHLRLGILHLVHQGVIQSSTDEMVIPLPKIALKASYYVQFPLVKNVLNAQVGADIFYNTKFYADAYQPATAQFYRQRIRKLGAYPLISGFINFQWKTAQIFLKYDHLDQNWFGRDYFSAYSYPIGDLSFKFGVYWNFYD, from the coding sequence ATGAGATTCAAATATTCGTTAATCTTTGGATTAAGCCTGTCTTGGTTATTAATATCCAATGCAAACGCAGCCTGTAACTACAAGCTCGACTCATTGTATTTTCCATTTCCTGATTCCCTGAAGCTAAAAAGTCTTTTTGTTTACCGTGTGAACACGGAGAATATGGCACCTGAGTTTTCGGAATACGACACCACCTTGTTTGGTGCTCAGAATGTTATGGCGCTTAACCGATATTCAGTGGGGGGAATTAGTACAGCCAACAATGGGGGAGCCATTGAAGCCATCGATTTTTTCCTTCGACCCGATGATGTAGACTTCCTTTTTACGAGGAACTTCCTTCCCTATATGAATACTCCTTACAATATTCCAATTATTAATTCAAAAAAACGATTTACTCGCTTGGGGTATTCCACCAATAAGAAGGCAATAGGTGAGCAAACACTTGACCTTACTCACAACCAAAATATTGTTCCGGGATGGAGCGTTGGATTAAAACACAACGGATTTAGCACGACTGGCTTTTTTCAGAAGCAGGCTACTCGTGACAACAGCCTGGTCCTTTACTCTTCCTTCTATGGACCACGATTAAAGAGCTACGTTGCCTTTGCCTATCAAAGGATGCGAGTGGTGGAGAATGGTGGCATTTTAGCAGAAAAGTTTGTTAGAGATACTGTGATGGAATCACAAAATGTTCCTGTGATTCTAAACGATGCTAAAAACGAGATCAGGGGCATGCAAATTTTTGCATCGAATAGCTATGGTATTGTGCAAGGGGCCAATAAGGGAAAGGCGGGAGACCCATACCTGGAACTTCGACACACATTAAAGTATGATAGGTTTAGCCGCGTGTTTTCCGATAACCCTACAACCCACACCAACGGGGTTGCCTATTTTGACCACTACTACATTAGCAACACAACCACAAACGACTCTTCTTACTATCGCAACTTGACCAACGAGCTTACACTCTCAGGAAATTTTCTGAGTGGCCTCAATAAAGCGTTGAAGCTGTATGTTAAAGCCGGACTCGAGCTGGAGCGTTACTACTACTGGAAACCGGATTTCCTACTGAACAAGTCGTCGAATATTGATTATACCAATGTTTATATGGGAGCGGGTTTGTTTACGCGGGTTAAGGGCATAGACTTGTCGGTGTATGCCAAGAGCTACCTTAGCGGACGCAGAAGTGGTGATGTGCTATTGGCAGGCAATGGAAAATTTGTCTTTAGCATTTTTGGTTTTCCTGTTCAGCAAACCGGCTCGCTGACAATTTCATCGAAGACTGTTGATTTTTTTACAACACAATATTTTTCCAATAACTTTCAGTGGAAAAACATTTTCAACAAGACAAATGAGCTACGCGCCAACTACGTATTGACCCTGCCTAAGCTGAGAACTATCGCAGAAATTAGGCTGGAGACAGTTGGCGATTACGTTTACTTCGATACCACTGCAAATCCGGTCCAGAACAAAGGACAGGTTTCGGTTGCCAGCATTTTTGTAAGTAACCATTTGCGACTTGGTATATTACATTTAGTTCACCAGGGAGTAATACAATCTTCAACCGACGAAATGGTTATTCCGTTACCGAAGATTGCTTTAAAAGCCTCTTACTATGTTCAGTTTCCTCTAGTAAAGAATGTGCTAAATGCTCAAGTTGGAGCCGACATTTTTTACAATACTAAGTTTTATGCAGATGCCTACCAACCGGCTACTGCACAGTTTTATCGCCAGCGAATTCGAAAACTTGGCGCATATCCACTAATTAGTGGATTTATAAACTTTCAATGGAAAACAGCTCAAATATTCCTTAAATACGATCATCTCGATCAGAACTGGTTTGGGCGGGATTACTTCTCCGCATACTCTTATCCCATTGGCGATCTCTCGTTTAAGTTTGGCGTCTACTGGAATTTCTACGATTAA